Proteins found in one Candidatus Dadabacteria bacterium genomic segment:
- the def gene encoding peptide deformylase, with amino-acid sequence MAQQREITELGNPVLRQRAESVENISNPEIQQLIDDLILTATEASGVGIAAPQVSESLRIFIISGTASPRYPDAPETETKVIINPEIVSVSDKLEKGWEGCLSIPGLRALVPRHKYIRAAYRDRNNNLLEEDFSDFEARVFQHEYDHINGVVFLDRVESSLEIITENEYMKLVAEPGSEEEK; translated from the coding sequence ATGGCGCAGCAACGTGAAATCACCGAACTTGGAAACCCCGTGCTCAGGCAGAGAGCCGAAAGCGTCGAAAACATAAGCAACCCGGAAATCCAGCAGCTGATTGACGACCTGATCCTGACGGCCACCGAAGCAAGCGGAGTCGGAATCGCTGCTCCCCAGGTATCCGAGTCTCTTCGCATCTTCATAATCTCCGGAACTGCCAGCCCGCGCTACCCCGATGCTCCCGAAACAGAGACCAAGGTGATAATCAACCCTGAGATAGTTTCGGTGTCCGACAAGTTGGAAAAAGGCTGGGAAGGATGCCTCAGCATTCCGGGGCTCCGGGCGCTTGTGCCGAGACACAAATACATCCGGGCGGCGTACAGGGACAGGAACAACAATCTTCTCGAAGAGGATTTCTCGGATTTTGAGGCGAGAGTGTTCCAGCACGAATACGATCACATAAACGGAGTGGTGTTTCTTGACAGGGTCGAGAGTTCGCTTGAGATAATCACGGAAAACGAATACATGAAACTTGTCGCCGAGCCCGGTTCCGAGGAGGAAAAATAA